One Anas platyrhynchos isolate ZD024472 breed Pekin duck chromosome 2, IASCAAS_PekinDuck_T2T, whole genome shotgun sequence DNA segment encodes these proteins:
- the PYCR3 gene encoding pyrroline-5-carboxylate reductase 3 isoform X1, translated as MEAPELRVGFVGAGRMAGGMARGLLRAGKVPASSILASAPSDRNLDAWRDLGCRTTHCNLEVLQESTLVFLATKPHILPGVLQEIRPAVGPQHLIVSLAAGVSLQKLQRLLPAGTKVLRLMPNLPCVVQAGAMVFARGEGASDEDAALLQNLLNSCGLCEEVPESYINTHTGLSGSGVAYVYLFAEALAEGAVKMGMPGGLASRIAAQTLLGAAKMLLESGEHPAKLRGDVCTPGGTTIHGLHQLEKGALRATVMNAVEAATQRARDVGED; from the exons atGGAGGCGCCGGAGCTGCGGGTGGGCTTCGTGGGCGCAGGGCGCATGGCGGGGGGCATGGCCAGGGGGCTGCTGAGGGCAG GGAAGGtgccagccagcagcatcctggccaGCGCCCCCTCGGATAGGAACCTGGACGCCTGGCGG GATTTGGGCTGTAGGACCACGCACTGCAacctggaggtgctgcaggagagCACCCTGGTCTTCCTGGCCACCAAACCCCATATCCTGCCGGGGGTCCTGCAGGAGATCCGGCCGGCCGTGGGACCCCAGCACCTCATCGTCTCCCTGGCGGCCGGCGTCAGCCTCCAGAAGCTGCAGAGG ctcctccccgCCGGCACCAAGGTTCTGCGGCTCATGCCCAACCTCCCGTGCGTGGTGCAAGCGGGGGCCATGGTGTTCGCCCGGGGCGAGGGGGCCAGCGACGAGGACGCCGCCCTCCTCCAAAACCTCCTCAATTCCTGCGGGCTCTGCGAGGAGGTGCCCGAATCCTACATCAACACCCACACCGGCCTCAGCGGCAGCGGGGTCGCCTAC gtcTACCTCTTTGCCGAAGCCCTGGCCGAGGGGGCCGTGAAAATGGGGATGCCGGGGGGCTTGGCCAGTAGGATCGCGGCCCAAACGCTGCTG GGGGCGGCGAAAATGCTGCTGGAGAGCGGGGAGCACCCGGCCAAGCTGCGGGGGGACGTTTGCACGCCCGGGGGCACCACCATCCACGGCTTGCACCAGCTGGAGAAGGGCGCCCTGCGCGCCACCGTCATGAACGCCGTGGAGGCTGCCACCCAACGAGCCCGCGACGTGGGAGAGGATTAA
- the PYCR3 gene encoding pyrroline-5-carboxylate reductase 3 isoform X2, whose translation MEAPELRVGFVGAGRMAGGMARGLLRAGKVPASSILASAPSDRNLDAWREIRPAVGPQHLIVSLAAGVSLQKLQRLLPAGTKVLRLMPNLPCVVQAGAMVFARGEGASDEDAALLQNLLNSCGLCEEVPESYINTHTGLSGSGVAYVYLFAEALAEGAVKMGMPGGLASRIAAQTLLGAAKMLLESGEHPAKLRGDVCTPGGTTIHGLHQLEKGALRATVMNAVEAATQRARDVGED comes from the exons atGGAGGCGCCGGAGCTGCGGGTGGGCTTCGTGGGCGCAGGGCGCATGGCGGGGGGCATGGCCAGGGGGCTGCTGAGGGCAG GGAAGGtgccagccagcagcatcctggccaGCGCCCCCTCGGATAGGAACCTGGACGCCTGGCGG GAGATCCGGCCGGCCGTGGGACCCCAGCACCTCATCGTCTCCCTGGCGGCCGGCGTCAGCCTCCAGAAGCTGCAGAGG ctcctccccgCCGGCACCAAGGTTCTGCGGCTCATGCCCAACCTCCCGTGCGTGGTGCAAGCGGGGGCCATGGTGTTCGCCCGGGGCGAGGGGGCCAGCGACGAGGACGCCGCCCTCCTCCAAAACCTCCTCAATTCCTGCGGGCTCTGCGAGGAGGTGCCCGAATCCTACATCAACACCCACACCGGCCTCAGCGGCAGCGGGGTCGCCTAC gtcTACCTCTTTGCCGAAGCCCTGGCCGAGGGGGCCGTGAAAATGGGGATGCCGGGGGGCTTGGCCAGTAGGATCGCGGCCCAAACGCTGCTG GGGGCGGCGAAAATGCTGCTGGAGAGCGGGGAGCACCCGGCCAAGCTGCGGGGGGACGTTTGCACGCCCGGGGGCACCACCATCCACGGCTTGCACCAGCTGGAGAAGGGCGCCCTGCGCGCCACCGTCATGAACGCCGTGGAGGCTGCCACCCAACGAGCCCGCGACGTGGGAGAGGATTAA
- the TIGD5 gene encoding tigger transposable element-derived protein 5, with protein sequence MAGGRRGGGKKREEEEVVVKGGVSVKMALRRAYSIKDKLRAIERVKKGERQAAVCRAFGVPGGTLRGWLKDEGKLRWFLEQLGGEVGTQRKKMRLANEEEIDRAVYAWFLALRRHGVPLSGPLIQAQAEAFARQIYGPECTFKASHGWFWRWQKRHGISSQRIYGENEQTPTVPPKTLPSSFPLSPVADTGGYGDEQIYNANVTGLYWKLLPHQRPAPRHRVTVLLAANLTGAHKLKPLVVGGLRQPPSLRHHNQDKFPACYRYGPEARLGPALLRAWFFEDFVPGVKRYLRRSCLQQKAVLLLSSPPPLNGGGHEELPQLQTPDGSIRALFLSKNPAGGGGGSAGGGGRIPAPLEQGVVAAFKQLYKRELLRLAVSCGGGGGPVDFVRSFLLKDMLYLAGLSWDLIPPGAIEKCWLLGLRAAFEPQPGEEERGDGVEGEEGGGDGGDGKVFSDLTHLAALAYKCLAPEEVADWLHLDDAAPGVGEDDGDEDGEEESSGGCRVEEEEEEEEEIAGDGAGGGDMGAGGLGEGGPPLLPTAREAIRGLETALRWLEGQDPRQVGPLKLVQLRSLISTAQRLHRAGNPDP encoded by the coding sequence ATGgcgggggggcggagggggggcGGCAaaaagagggaggaggaggaggtggtggtgaagGGGGGGGTGTCGGTGAAGATGGCGCTGAGGCGGGCGTACTCCATCAAGGACAAGCTGCGAGCCATCGAGAGGGTGAAGAAGGGCGAGAGGCAGGCGGCGGTGTGCCGGGCTTTCGGGGTGCCGGGGGGGACGTTACGGGGTTGGTTGAAGGACGAAGGGAAACTGAGGTGGTtcctggagcagctggggggggaggtgggcaCCCAACGCAAGAAGATGAGGTTGGCCAACGAAGAAGAGATCGACCGAGCCGTCTACGCGTGGTTCCTCGCCTTACGGCGGCACGGCGTCCCTCTCTCCGGTCCTCTCATCCAAGCTCAAGCCGAAGCCTTCGCCCGGCAGATTTACGGCCCCGAGTGCACCTTCAAAGCCAGCCACGGTTGGTTTTGGCGGTGGCAGAAGCGCCACGGCATCTCCAGCCAACGCATCTACGGCGAGAACGAGCAGACGCCCACCGTTCCCCCCAAAACGCTACCATCTTCATTCCCATTATCACCAGTTGCCGATACTGGGGGTTACGGGGACGAGCAGATCTACAACGCCAACGTCACCGGGCTCTACTGGAAGCTGCTGCCCCATCAACGCCCGGCTCCTCGCCACCGCGTCACCGTCCTGCTGGCCGCCAACTTGACCGGCGCCCATAAATTGAAGCCTTTGGTGGTTGGAGGCCTCCGCCAACCTCCCAGCCTCCGCCACCACAACCAGGACAAATTCCCCGCTTGTTATCGCTACGGTCCCGAAGCCAGGTTGGGACCGGCTCTACTCCGGGCTTGGTTTTTCGAGGATTTCGTGCCGGGCGTCAAGCGGTACCTGCGGCGGAGCTGCTTGCAGCAGAAGGCGGTGTTGTTGCTCAGCTCCCCGCCACCGCTCAACGGGGGCGGCCACGAGGAGCTCCCCCAGCTGCAGACCCCCGACGGCTCCATCCGTGCCCTATTCCTCTCCAAGAACCCGGCTGGAGGAGGGGGTGGCTCGGCCGGAGGGGGTGGCCGAATCCCGGCCCCGTTGGAGCAAGGGGTGGTGGCCGCCTTCAAGCAACTCTACAAGCGGGAGCTGCTTCGTTTGGCCGTCTCgtgcggtggtggtggtggccctGTGGATTTCGTGAGGTCCTTTCTCCTCAAGGACATGCTCTACTTGGCCGGCCTCTCTTGGGACCTCATCCCCCCCGGCGCCATCGAGAAATGTTGGCTGCTGGGGTTGCGCGCCGCCTTCGAGCCCCAGCCCGGCGAGGAAGAGCGCGGAGATGGGGTGGAAGGGGAGGAAGGCGGCGGGGATGGCGGGGACGGCAAAGTCTTCAGCGACCTGACCCACTTGGCCGCCTTGGCCTACAAGTGCTTGGCTCCCGAGGAGGTGGCCGACTGGCTGCACTTGGACGACGCGGCCCCGGGTGTCGGGGAGGACGACGGGGACGAGGACGGCGAGGAGGAAAGCTCCGGAGGCTGTagggtggaggaggaagaggaggaggaggaagaaattgCCGGAGATGGGGCTGGTGGAGGGGACATGGGGGCCGGTGGGCTTGGGGAAGGGGGTCCCCCTTTGCTCCCCACGGCCCGGGAAGCCATCAGAGGGTTGGAGACGGCGCTGCGCTGGCTGGAGGGCCAGGACCCGCGGCAAGTGGGGCCGCTGAAGCTGGTGCAGCTCCGTTCCCTCATCAGCACGGCCCAGCGGCTTCACCGCGCCGGCAACCCCGATCCTTAG